The following coding sequences are from one Fibrobacter sp. window:
- a CDS encoding Ig-like domain-containing protein, producing the protein MNGKLSIIALALLSGVVMAAPERVWSITEGNGKTIHPYGKWYTYTYSESGSAAKIDTATTATAKVITASVGRTISSSAGVGFGWGAKQDSIKDLSIYEGVCLTYAAEAAFRLDFKQTTVKDGNYNGYNVPAQASIDTIFIPFSELAQEKGWGVTRALDLTKQTGVQFSYKQSFVETEGVLKNVIKIAAIHFGSSCSSHAPNLKTGVTSPDSKTLYEGDTLKIGFKEIFEDADGDDLNITMSMSGDIVDLKEAKSYSMSDFAWLKSKPNPASGASATVSFQATDPTGKSVSYTVKVSLVDRQNPPVAVNDNYTVDEDSKLTVSAAKGVLRNDYDDDDDPDNPSITATLDSTTQHGVLTFSGSGFTYTPEADFYGTDYFVYHVTDGSGNTSNMATVTITVNNVEDPATLTINHPFLYVGSLDEDAVNFEDGVKVKEDFDDFDIFIPGENIEFSDPDVLTAGFPLKVACAKGLVEVAYTKISGNHVISVTAVPNANGKDVIKLFTIDGKDTVGISIPVEVAAVADKPVAKNDAYEMGQDTVNVVSAKLGVLANDVNPDGASVLKAYLFEDADHGKVKLATDGSFTYEVGDFNGEDIFTYFVVNAEGDTSEVAAVTLTVEYRNRGPVVLAAARDTAGARVAALNEDFAKTIEFKASEVKTWFEDPEGDPISFRASNPDSLLNVTSTVAGTITVKAVRDACGETTLDVIATDSANNSTTFSLPVSIDCVNDVPVRIGAAADTILVPPSGWRKAFYVFDLFEDVDDTVLTLKVTTLNKERVIKGEVIGDSLIVNLFDDKVYLQKKVPYSIKVNVTDGMGKTAVPKTLVFLVDESMALPQVASASKMGWQGAIRAEQGVAAIFDMQGRVMWKSALPVSEADVRNAAAKVQGRKILQVNKQTWTIK; encoded by the coding sequence ATGAACGGAAAACTTTCTATTATTGCCCTTGCTCTTTTGAGCGGTGTCGTCATGGCGGCGCCGGAACGCGTATGGAGCATTACCGAGGGTAACGGCAAGACAATTCATCCTTACGGGAAGTGGTATACTTATACGTATTCCGAATCTGGCTCTGCAGCCAAGATTGACACCGCGACGACAGCGACGGCCAAAGTGATTACGGCGTCGGTTGGAAGGACTATATCCTCTTCCGCGGGAGTGGGCTTCGGATGGGGTGCCAAACAGGACAGCATCAAGGACCTGAGCATTTATGAGGGCGTGTGCCTCACCTATGCGGCCGAAGCGGCTTTCCGTCTCGACTTCAAGCAGACTACAGTCAAGGACGGCAACTACAACGGGTATAACGTCCCGGCACAGGCGTCAATCGATACCATCTTCATCCCGTTCTCCGAATTGGCTCAGGAAAAAGGCTGGGGTGTGACCAGGGCGCTTGACCTTACGAAGCAGACGGGTGTCCAGTTCAGCTACAAGCAGTCGTTCGTCGAGACCGAAGGCGTCCTCAAGAACGTCATCAAGATTGCTGCAATCCATTTCGGCAGTTCGTGCAGCAGCCATGCGCCGAACTTGAAGACTGGCGTCACTTCGCCTGATTCCAAGACTCTTTATGAAGGCGATACGCTCAAGATTGGTTTCAAGGAAATCTTCGAGGATGCCGATGGCGACGATCTGAACATCACGATGTCTATGAGTGGCGATATCGTGGATCTCAAGGAAGCGAAGAGCTATTCCATGAGCGACTTCGCGTGGCTCAAGAGCAAGCCGAATCCGGCTTCGGGCGCTTCTGCGACGGTATCTTTCCAGGCGACCGATCCTACGGGCAAGTCTGTAAGCTATACGGTCAAGGTCTCGCTTGTCGATCGTCAGAATCCTCCAGTTGCCGTGAATGACAACTATACGGTGGATGAAGATTCCAAGCTGACGGTTTCTGCCGCGAAGGGAGTGCTTCGCAACGATTACGATGATGACGACGATCCCGACAATCCGTCGATTACGGCTACGTTGGATTCCACGACGCAGCATGGTGTACTCACCTTCAGCGGAAGCGGTTTCACCTACACCCCCGAGGCGGATTTCTATGGTACTGATTATTTCGTCTACCATGTGACCGATGGTTCCGGCAATACCAGCAACATGGCGACCGTTACCATCACGGTGAACAACGTGGAAGATCCCGCGACGCTCACAATCAATCATCCCTTCCTCTATGTAGGCTCTCTTGACGAAGACGCCGTGAATTTTGAGGACGGAGTCAAGGTGAAAGAAGATTTCGACGACTTCGATATCTTTATCCCGGGCGAAAATATTGAATTCTCCGACCCCGATGTGTTGACGGCTGGCTTCCCGCTCAAAGTCGCCTGCGCGAAGGGATTGGTCGAAGTGGCATATACGAAGATTTCCGGCAATCATGTCATTTCCGTGACTGCGGTGCCTAATGCGAACGGCAAGGACGTCATCAAGCTGTTCACTATTGACGGCAAGGATACTGTTGGTATTTCTATCCCCGTTGAGGTGGCTGCTGTTGCCGACAAGCCGGTTGCAAAGAACGATGCGTACGAGATGGGTCAGGATACCGTGAATGTGGTTTCTGCCAAGCTGGGCGTGCTTGCCAACGACGTGAACCCCGATGGCGCATCCGTGCTCAAGGCCTACCTCTTCGAGGATGCCGACCACGGCAAGGTCAAGCTCGCGACTGATGGCTCGTTCACTTACGAAGTCGGCGACTTCAATGGCGAGGACATCTTTACCTACTTTGTTGTCAATGCCGAAGGCGATACTTCCGAGGTTGCCGCAGTGACTCTTACTGTGGAATACAGGAACCGCGGGCCCGTTGTTCTTGCAGCTGCGAGGGATACCGCAGGCGCTCGCGTTGCTGCCCTGAATGAAGATTTCGCGAAGACCATCGAGTTCAAGGCGTCCGAAGTGAAGACCTGGTTCGAGGATCCTGAAGGCGATCCGATTAGCTTCAGAGCGTCCAATCCCGACAGCCTGTTGAATGTTACGAGCACTGTGGCCGGTACTATTACGGTCAAGGCGGTAAGGGATGCTTGTGGTGAAACCACGCTCGACGTGATTGCGACCGACTCCGCGAACAATTCGACAACGTTTAGCCTTCCGGTCTCTATTGATTGCGTGAACGATGTTCCGGTCCGCATAGGCGCGGCTGCCGATACGATTCTGGTGCCGCCCAGCGGCTGGCGCAAGGCTTTCTACGTGTTTGACCTCTTCGAAGACGTGGACGATACCGTGCTGACGCTGAAGGTTACGACTCTCAACAAGGAAAGGGTTATCAAGGGCGAGGTTATTGGCGACAGCCTTATCGTGAATCTCTTCGATGATAAGGTCTACTTGCAGAAAAAGGTGCCGTACTCCATCAAGGTCAACGTGACGGATGGAATGGGTAAGACTGCCGTTCCGAAGACGCTTGTGTTCCTCGTGGACGAGAGCATGGCTCTCCCGCAGGTTGCCTCTGCTTCCAAGATGGGCTGGCAGGGCGCCATCCGTGCCGAACAGGGCGTGGCCGCCATCTTCGACATGCAGGGCCGCGTGATGTGGAAGTCCGCGCTCCCGGTATCCGAAGCCGACGTGCGTAACGCCGCCGCCAAGGTGCAGGGCCGCAAGATCCTGCAGGTCAACAAGCAGACTTGGACCATCAAGTAA